The Longimicrobium sp. genomic interval CGATCGACCTTCGCTGCGCCGCTGCTGCTGGCGGCATGCATGACGATTCCGATCGGCGCGCCGCCCGCGGGGGGCGGGGCGGGGACGACGGGCACCAACAGCGGCGCCGCCGCGGGAGGTTCGGCGATGGGGCAGTCGGAGGTGCAGCAGATGGAGCAGCTCGTCAACCGCCACCGCGCGTCCGTCGGATGCCCGCCGCTCGCGCCGCTGGCCGGGGCCGCGCGCGCCGCGCAGCTCCACAGCGAAGACATGGCGCGCCGCGGCTACTTCGATCACCGGTCGCCGGACGGGAAGCAGCCGTGGGACCGGCTGGCGGCGCAGGGCGTCGGCTACCGTATGGTGGCCGAAAACATCGCCCACACCCCGGGGGCTACGGCCGAGGCCACGCTGCGCGGGTGGATCGGGAGCCCGGGGCACCGCCGCAACCTGGAGAACTGCGCGTACACCCACCACGGCATTGGGCTGAGCAACGCGCGGTGGACCCACGTCTTCGTCACCCCACCCTGAACCGATGAGCGACGACATCCGCCAGCGGCGCGAGGTCCGCCGCCGCTTCCTGGAGTTCCTGTATCGCGCGTCCGAAGAAGAGGCCAGCGAGTACCGCGACGGCTACGAGGTGGCCGAGGAGCTGGAGATCCCCCGGCAAGCCGCGGAGCGCATCGTCCGCTACCTGGAGGACCATGGCTTCGTCACCAAGAGCGGGGGGATGGGGATGGTGGTGCGGATCACGGCGCAGGGGATCGACCACGTGGAGCGGACGATTTCGGGCGAGGACGACGCGTGATCCTGACGACCCTGGCGGATTCGGCCGCGTACGGGGTGCTGGGAAGCCGCGTCGCCGCAGGCTTGGGATGGCTTCGGGAGATGGACCCCGCGATCGCGGACGGGCGGCACGCCATCGACGGAGACGACGTGTTCGCGCTGGTGTCGACGTACCAGACCGGCCCGTCAACGGAAAAGCGGTTCGAATCGCACCGCGTGTACGTGGACCTGCAGTACGTCGCCGCCGGCTACGAGCGCATCCTGCACGCGCCCGTGGAGGCGCTGGGGGTGGAGACGCCGTACGATGCCGCCACGGACGTGGTGTTCTACGCCGAGCCGCCCTTCGCCAGCTCGCTGCTGATGCGCCCGGGCGACCTGGCCGTCTTCCATCCCGGCGACGGCCACAAGCCCGGGTGCATGGCCGGCGGGCGGCACGAGGTGAAGAAGGTGGTGGTGAAGGTGCGGCTGTAGCCTGGGCACAGGCGACTGAAGTCGCTGCAACAACCACACGAAGTCCGCCTCCGCGGACTGGCTTGTCGTGGTGCATCCCACGCCCATCGTGCGCGCCCGTGCTCCGGGTTTATCCGCTTACGGGGCACCGGAGGCGGCTTCCCTCTCTCTCCGCACTCTCCACTCACGCACTCCCGCACTCACACGCACGCAGCCCCGGGGCGCATCCGCGCCCCGGGGCTGTCCCGTTTCCAGTGGACCAGAGGTGTTCAGGGGCGGAAGCGGAAGCCCAGCTGGAAGATCCAGTCGTTCTGGTCCTGGCCGGTTCCGCCCATCGCGCGGATGGGAAGCGACCGGGCGCTGAAGGTGCTCGGAAGCCACCGCGCCTCGGCCGTCATCGACACGGGGCCGTCCCCGGCGCTGATGCCAAGACCAAGGTCGCCGGTCAGGTTCCCCACCCGGTCGTCCTGGTCGTACAGGTCGAAGGTGTAGCTCTTGACCCCCAGCCCAAGCCGCAGGCTCGGGCGCACGGAGGTGGCCCCCAGCTGCCGCGAAAGCTGCACCCCGGCGGTGGGAATGAGCAGGTTGGTGCGCACCGACTGGCCGTCGGCCGGGCGCGATTCCACGGCCCCGCTCAGCACCAGGCGGGGAGAGGCGTACGTCAGGCCGCCGTAGACGGTGACCCATGAGCGCGCGGCGAAGCCCAGCTCCAGCCCCACGGCGGGCGCCGACTGCAGCTCCACGTCGGGGTTCTGGCCGTCGTTCACCGAGACCAGCGGCAGCATGGGCACCAGGGATCCCGCGGAGGTGCTGATCCGCAGCCCGCTCTGCGCCGGGGCGGTGCCTGCCACTCCGAATACGAGGGCGAGCACACCCAGATATCGAATCATTGAAGTCCCGTGTCGGGCGTTGAAGCGTGGTGGTTGCCGCGGAGCGGGGCGGCGCCCCGTTCCGCGGGTCTGATCAGGATCGACAGGCTACTGGAAGATCACCTGCACGCTCTTCGACAGCCCTGCGCCCGCGGCCGTGAACGTCGCGGACCCGGAGGTGGAGCTGTAGAAGCACGCGTACTCGATCCCGTCCCCGCTCTGGTAGTCCCCGCCGCACTTGAACACGGACGCTCCCGACATGGTCAGCGAGAAGTCCTCGACGCGCGGGTTCCCGTACTGGTCCTCGCCGCGGGCGCCCAGGAAGATGGACGAGAAAACCGGGGCGGTGATCGACGGTGTGGTGATGGCCTGAAAACCCTGCGGCCCCGACCGGTACAGCGTCAGCGACGCGAGGGCGGCGCCATTGATGAACACCGTCTCGCTGCGCTGGACCACCGCGCCGTTGGGCAGGGTGGTGCTGAACGCGATGGACTGGGTGTTCCCCAGCTCGCGCAGGTTGGTGGGCAGCGTCCACTGCACGGTGGCGTAGCCCGCCGCATCGGTGGTCGCGCTCGAGGCGGACAGGGTGCCCGCGCTCACGTCGAACGCCACCTTGCGTCCCGCGATGCCGTTGCCCTGCTCGTCCAGCAGCCGCACGCCGTACGAAACCGTGTTCCCGGCGAAAACCGCCGAAGCCGCCGGACGGGACGAGAACTGCGCGGTCATGCCGGTGCTGGTGACATTGACGACGAAGGTGTCGCTCACGTCGTCAGCCGAAACCCTCACCGTCGTGCGGCCCTGGAACCGGGGGGTCACCACCAGCCGGCAGCCGACCTGCGAAACGAACGCCACCGACGGGTCGTCGACCTGAATGGTGACCGTGGGGCACACCGGCTGGCCGAAGCCGTTGAACGCCCGGATGGCCACGGCGGCCGACGAGCCCACGCGAACGTCGGCGGTCACCGAGTCGGCCAGCACGTCCAGCGAGCGGACGAAGGAGCGCAGGTCGTTGCTGACGGTCACCTTTACCGTCGAGGTGAGGGTGCCGTAGCGCGCGGTGACGTCAGCCGTCCCGGTGGAAAGCGCCCGGACCGACCCGGTTGCATCCACCGAGACGACGGAGGGGTTGCTGGAGCTGAAGGAGGGCCGCAGCCCCTCCATCACCCCCCCGCTCTCGTTCAGCACCTGGCCGGGAAGCGCGACGGCGTCGCCCACCGTCAGACGCAGCTCGCCCGTGGGCATGGCGATGGCCGTGGGGGTGGTTCCGGGGCGGGCCGCCACGGTCACCTTGGAGGTGGCCGTGACGCCGCCGTAGGCCGCGGTGATGTTCGCCGTCCCCGCCGACACGGCGCGCACCGTTCCAGTAGCGTCCACCGCGGCTACGGAGGGGTTGTCGGAGGTGAACGTGGGCTGAACGCCGCGGATCACCTGCCCCTGCTGGTCGAGCACCTGGTTGGGAACGGTAGCGACGTCGCCCACCGTCAGCTTGATCTCCGCCGCTGCCGAGGAGATGGAGGTGGGCTCAGGGAGGGTGACGGGCGATTCGTCACACGCGGCGACGCCCAGGGCAAGCAGCGCAGCCGCAAACCATTTTCCTGACGCGAACATGACAACTCCGTAGGTGAGGTGATGGCGGTCCGGGACGGATGAGCGGACCAGAAGCGCGGACGCCAACCGATGGCGCTGGCGCGAGAAGAGACACGGGCCTATGTTGCCCGCTCTTAACACGACACAGTAAAATGGAGCCGTAGGTATGTCAAGAGATTGTCCCAAGACGATCGCTGACCAATCGGTCTGTGGCTCCGCTCGTCCCGCACTTCCGCCCTTCACACGCACGAAGCCCCGGAGCGTATCCGCGCCCCGGGGCTTCGCTCAGACTCGCATGACGTGACCCGTCAGTAGATGTACACCTGCGTGCCGACCGGCACGTTTTTGTACATCCACAGGATGTCGGCCTTGCGCATGCGGATGCAGCCGTGGCTGGCGTTGCTGCCGATGGACGACTCGTCGTCGGTGCCGTGGAAGTAGTAGCCGTCGTACATCTCCAGCTTGGCCACGCCCAGCACCCCCTTGTGCGCCCGCTGCGGGCTGCCCCAGGGCGGAATGATGACGGTGTTTCCGCGCACCGGCACCCGCCCGGGGGCGTACCCGCCCAGCGCGCCCGGCGAGGCGTTGCTCATGTCAACCACGCGGCGCCCCGTCTTGCGGGCGTACTCGATGTAGTGCCAGTTGGGCGGAACCCACACGGGGTCCAGCTCCTTGTGCGTGATGGCCATGCGCCCGCGCGGCGTAACGAAGCGCTTGGTCACCCCGCCCATCACCAGCGTCTTGCCCGACCCCACCGCCACGGGGGCCTTGTACAGCGTGTCCTGCCCCTTCAGGTACAGCACCCGCTTTTCGGCCAGGCTCACCACCAGGTACGGCCGGTTCTTGGGCGCGATCTCTTCCTCGCGCTTGGCCAGCGCCCGCTCGCGCTCGGCGGCCTGGCGCACCAGCTCGGCTTCCTTCTGCCGCACGTACTCCAGCGAGCGCGTGTCCTTCAGGTACGTCATCTCCGTCACGCGGCGCGTCAGCCGCTCGTTCACCGCCCACGCCGAGGTGGCCGCGAACAGCCCGGCCGAAACCAGCACCGCCAGCAGCAGCGTCAGCGCGCCGCCGCGGTAGTTGTGGTAGATGCGGCGCAGCCGGCCCTTGGGCGTGTAGTCGCGCCGCTCGGGGATGCTGTCGGGCCTGCGGGGCCTGAATTCCTTTTCCATCGTCCTGCCTCCCGGCCCGCCAGTTCATGCGGGCCCGTCACCGTGGTTTCCGGCTCAGTAGATGTAGACCGGCGTGTCCTGGCCCACCGCGTCGAAGATGGCGGCAAGGTCCCGCGCCTGCGCCATGAAGGCGCCCGGCTTCACCAGGTCCTTCAGCGGCCCGGCGGAGGGCTGGCTGTAGATCTCCGTTCCATCATCCAGCCGCAGCACGTACCGCCCAAGCCCGCCTGGCACCCGCCGCTCGCCTTCCGCCGGCACGGGCTGGCCGCGGCTCACGTACACCCACTCGGGGACCACGTACGCGGGCGAGGTCTGCTTCTGCGCCACCTTCCGCTCGCCCACGGGGCGCACCAGCCGCCAGGTACGGCCATCCGGCGCCCTGATGATGGAGTCGGCGCCGATGGTGAGCCTGGCGCGCCGCAGCGTGGCCACGCCCTGCCGCAGCTCCAGCACCGAGTCGTCCAGGACGATGGCCAGGTGCCGCTTCTTGGTTTCCAGCGAGCGGATGCGCATGTCGCGGCGCAGCACCGCCACCGCCAGCTGCGTGCGCTTCTGCTGGGCGGCCAGCAGCGAGTCGCGCGTGGCGCGCTGCGCCGCCGTCAGCCGCTGGTTGAAGTACTCGGTTTCCGAGCGGTAGCGGGGCACGCGCGACGCCACCACCCCCGCGGCGCCCAGCAGCAGCACCGCCAGCACCAGCGTTCCCCAGAAGAAGCCGGGGTGGTCGCGCCTCAACCCCCTGCGTCCAGCACGTGGATCGTTCATCTGCCTCGCCGTCCGGTGGTTGCCGTGCCCTCCACGGCCCGGTGGAGCAAGGAATGTTCCCGCGACCCCTTTGTGCCGATCCCACAACGAGTTACACGCGCGGCGGCGGGAAGGTCCGGTTCTCTGGATCCCCCGGTGGCGCAAGCGGGTGCGCCTGCCCATCTTTCGGGCGCGCAGGCCGAACCCCGTACGAACACGAGAGATGAACCGCACCTTCTGGATCCTGGGATGCACCTTCGCGCTGCTGGCCGTGGGCGCGGGGGCGTTCGGTGCGCACGCGCTGCGGGCGCGGCTGACGCCGGACCTGCTGGCCGTGTGGGAAACGGCCGCGCGCTACCAGATGTACCACGCGCTGGCGCTGCTGGTGGTGGCCTTCGCCGTGGGGCGCGCGGCCGGCGGGGGATGGGCGCTCGCCGGCTGGCTGTTCACGGCGGGGATCGTCGTGTTCTCCGGCAGCCTGTACGTGCTGGCGCTTTCCGGCGTGCGCTGGCTGGGCGCCATCACGCCGCTGGGCGGGTTGTGCTTCCTGGCGGGATGGGTGGCGCTACTGCTGGCGGGAATGCGCGCGTCGCCCTCCTGAGCGGCGGGTGACGGATACGGAGCCGAGGTCGATGGAGCTGAAGGTCCTGCAGGACGAGGTGGCCAGCTGCCGCGCGTGCGGGCGGCTGGTGGAGTGGCGCGAGCGGGTGGGGGTGGAAAAGCGCCGCGCCTACCGCGACGACGAGTACTGGGCGCGCCCCGTCCCCGGCTTCGGCGACCCGGCGGCGCGGCTGCTGATCCTGGGGCTGGCGCCCGCCGCGCACGGGGCTAACCGGACCGGCCGCATGTTCACGGGCGACCGCAGCGGCGACTTCCTCTACGCCGCCCTGCACCGGGCGGGGTTCGCCAGCCAGCCCACCTCCGTGCACCGCGGCGACGGGCTGGAGCTGCGCGACGCGTGGGTGACCGCCGCCGTGCGCTGCGCCCCGCCCGACAACAAGCCGCTCCCGCCGGAGCGGGACGCCTGCGCCCCGTTCATCCGCCGCGAGCTGGCGCTGCTCCCCGGCGTGCGCGCCATCCTCTGCCTGGGCGGGTTCGCCTACGAGGCCGCGGTCCGGCTGATCCGCGATACCGGCGGCACCCTGCCGCATCCCCTGCCGAAGTTCGGCCACGGGGTGGTCGTCGCGGTGCAGGGCGGGCCGGCGCTGGTCTGCTCGTACCATCCCAGCCAGCAGAACACCTTCACGGGCCGCCTGACCCCCGCCATGCTGGACGACGTGCTCGCCATCGCCCGCGGCGTGATCGGCGGCTGACGCGCGCCATGGCGGGGCGTGATGGATCGCGATAGCATCCATCACGTGCGCTCCCATCTCCTCCCAGCGACGACCATGCAAGCCACCCTCGCCCCGCCCGTCCACGCTCCGACGCACAAATACCCGGACGTGCGGAACTACGTCGGCGGCCAGTTCGTGGCTGGCGACGGGCCGCTGCTGGACGTGCTGAACCCGGGGGATGGCAGCGTCATCGCCCGCGTTCCGCTTTCGTCGGCCGCGGCGGTGGACGAGGCCGTCGCCGCCGCCAGGAGGGCGTTCCGCGGCTGGGCGGAGACACCCATCAAGGAGCGCGTCCAGATCTTCTATCGATATCGCGCCCTGCTGGAGCGGGACCTGGACGAGCTGAGCCGGCTGATCGTGGAGGAGCACGGCAAGGTGTACTCCGAGGCCCAGGCCGAGGTGCTGAAGGCCATCGAGCTGACCGAGTTCGCCTGCTCGCTTCCGCAGATCACGGCCGGCGAGGTGAT includes:
- a CDS encoding CAP domain-containing protein, translated to RSTFAAPLLLAACMTIPIGAPPAGGGAGTTGTNSGAAAGGSAMGQSEVQQMEQLVNRHRASVGCPPLAPLAGAARAAQLHSEDMARRGYFDHRSPDGKQPWDRLAAQGVGYRMVAENIAHTPGATAEATLRGWIGSPGHRRNLENCAYTHHGIGLSNARWTHVFVTPP
- a CDS encoding Ig-like domain-containing protein, with protein sequence MFASGKWFAAALLALGVAACDESPVTLPEPTSISSAAAEIKLTVGDVATVPNQVLDQQGQVIRGVQPTFTSDNPSVAAVDATGTVRAVSAGTANITAAYGGVTATSKVTVAARPGTTPTAIAMPTGELRLTVGDAVALPGQVLNESGGVMEGLRPSFSSSNPSVVSVDATGSVRALSTGTADVTARYGTLTSTVKVTVSNDLRSFVRSLDVLADSVTADVRVGSSAAVAIRAFNGFGQPVCPTVTIQVDDPSVAFVSQVGCRLVVTPRFQGRTTVRVSADDVSDTFVVNVTSTGMTAQFSSRPAASAVFAGNTVSYGVRLLDEQGNGIAGRKVAFDVSAGTLSASSATTDAAGYATVQWTLPTNLRELGNTQSIAFSTTLPNGAVVQRSETVFINGAALASLTLYRSGPQGFQAITTPSITAPVFSSIFLGARGEDQYGNPRVEDFSLTMSGASVFKCGGDYQSGDGIEYACFYSSTSGSATFTAAGAGLSKSVQVIFQ
- a CDS encoding DUF423 domain-containing protein, which encodes MNRTFWILGCTFALLAVGAGAFGAHALRARLTPDLLAVWETAARYQMYHALALLVVAFAVGRAAGGGWALAGWLFTAGIVVFSGSLYVLALSGVRWLGAITPLGGLCFLAGWVALLLAGMRASPS
- a CDS encoding YhcH/YjgK/YiaL family protein, giving the protein MILTTLADSAAYGVLGSRVAAGLGWLREMDPAIADGRHAIDGDDVFALVSTYQTGPSTEKRFESHRVYVDLQYVAAGYERILHAPVEALGVETPYDAATDVVFYAEPPFASSLLMRPGDLAVFHPGDGHKPGCMAGGRHEVKKVVVKVRL
- a CDS encoding L,D-transpeptidase — encoded protein: MEKEFRPRRPDSIPERRDYTPKGRLRRIYHNYRGGALTLLLAVLVSAGLFAATSAWAVNERLTRRVTEMTYLKDTRSLEYVRQKEAELVRQAAERERALAKREEEIAPKNRPYLVVSLAEKRVLYLKGQDTLYKAPVAVGSGKTLVMGGVTKRFVTPRGRMAITHKELDPVWVPPNWHYIEYARKTGRRVVDMSNASPGALGGYAPGRVPVRGNTVIIPPWGSPQRAHKGVLGVAKLEMYDGYYFHGTDDESSIGSNASHGCIRMRKADILWMYKNVPVGTQVYIY
- a CDS encoding uracil-DNA glycosylase, with the protein product MELKVLQDEVASCRACGRLVEWRERVGVEKRRAYRDDEYWARPVPGFGDPAARLLILGLAPAAHGANRTGRMFTGDRSGDFLYAALHRAGFASQPTSVHRGDGLELRDAWVTAAVRCAPPDNKPLPPERDACAPFIRRELALLPGVRAILCLGGFAYEAAVRLIRDTGGTLPHPLPKFGHGVVVAVQGGPALVCSYHPSQQNTFTGRLTPAMLDDVLAIARGVIGG